The Chitinophaga sp. H8 genome contains a region encoding:
- a CDS encoding ABC transporter permease, which yields MFKHYLQHAFRHIRRNLSYTFLNIFGLTLSIASCLIIFLVVRNELGYDTFHRKANRTYRVTMNALDFNPSVSFGIVPAMRNDFPELEEVSQYWHQGDGLLKVGNVRYKERNYALADPQFLKIFDYQWLAGDARTALVEPNTVILTQSIARKYFGDKDPLGQVISWDNRFDLKVTGLIKDVPGNTSMPFDFLISFETVKPDLKAPMAEFYAIGGGNAFIVLPENYTVQQLERKMPAFIEKNWGPQIAAGAKLPLQPLTDIHFDQRYLDQGGIPTTSRSTYWGLGIVAVFILITACINFINMATAQATRRSKEVGVRKVMGANRLQLIRQFLGETAVLVLIALALGIAAAIAFLPVAGRWLDVKISAAELATPSVIGLMIGMTLLVILLAGLYPAFVQSAFRPVISLKGKSGTTSRGLTLRKSLVFIQFAISQILIVGTLVVASQMDYLKNQDLGFNKAAVVSFPVPDSARQEVIRQQLLQDPGVQAFSFSSSPPVYSFSFTDFRSPENGMTQGDVTEVKYIDEQYTDMFGLKMLAGEKITRQHTGDTIRNAVINEAMMHKLNIFDPSVAVGKHVLLINDRYNIIGVVQDFQSESRHKKIRPCILIYRPGAFFMASVRVDMSNMHATMDRIGKTWSGLFPEELFAYEFMDDRIAAMYKQDAKTYTAFKLFSSLAILIGCLGLYGLVAFAAVQRTKEVGIRKVLGASVLDIVVLFSKEFILLIIVAFCIAAPVAYYVMQHWLGNFAYQVHLGGGIFLVAIAASFVIAGITIAYQSLKAGLANPVNSLRIE from the coding sequence ATGTTTAAGCATTACCTTCAGCACGCTTTCCGGCATATCCGTCGTAATCTGAGTTATACCTTCCTGAATATTTTCGGGCTTACGCTAAGTATAGCTTCCTGCCTGATCATTTTTCTTGTAGTACGTAATGAGCTGGGCTATGATACATTTCATCGTAAGGCTAACCGTACTTACCGGGTAACAATGAATGCGCTGGATTTTAATCCCAGTGTGTCATTTGGCATTGTTCCGGCGATGCGGAATGATTTTCCGGAACTGGAAGAAGTGTCTCAGTACTGGCACCAGGGAGATGGGTTATTGAAAGTAGGGAATGTCCGTTATAAAGAACGTAACTATGCGCTTGCGGATCCGCAGTTTTTAAAGATTTTCGATTACCAGTGGCTGGCAGGTGATGCCCGTACTGCTCTGGTAGAGCCTAATACGGTGATCCTCACACAAAGCATTGCCCGGAAATATTTTGGTGACAAGGACCCGCTGGGACAGGTAATCAGCTGGGACAACCGGTTTGATCTGAAAGTAACCGGGCTGATCAAAGATGTTCCCGGCAATACCAGTATGCCCTTTGATTTCCTGATATCCTTTGAAACGGTGAAGCCGGATCTGAAAGCGCCGATGGCAGAGTTTTATGCTATTGGAGGCGGTAATGCCTTTATTGTGCTGCCGGAAAATTATACAGTGCAGCAGCTGGAAAGAAAAATGCCTGCATTTATAGAAAAGAACTGGGGGCCTCAAATTGCGGCGGGGGCCAAGCTGCCTTTACAGCCACTGACGGATATACATTTTGATCAGCGTTACCTGGACCAGGGTGGCATCCCCACTACTTCCCGGAGTACTTACTGGGGCTTAGGCATTGTAGCGGTCTTTATCCTCATTACCGCCTGTATCAACTTTATCAATATGGCTACCGCCCAGGCTACCAGACGCTCCAAAGAGGTAGGCGTCCGGAAAGTAATGGGGGCTAACCGTTTGCAGCTGATCCGGCAATTTCTGGGGGAAACAGCGGTGCTGGTACTGATAGCGCTGGCGCTGGGTATTGCCGCGGCGATTGCTTTCCTGCCGGTAGCAGGCAGGTGGCTGGATGTAAAGATCAGTGCGGCGGAGCTGGCAACACCCTCCGTAATAGGACTGATGATCGGGATGACCTTGCTGGTGATCCTGCTGGCAGGATTGTATCCAGCCTTTGTACAATCTGCTTTCCGTCCTGTTATCTCCCTCAAGGGGAAAAGTGGTACTACTTCCCGGGGATTGACCCTTCGTAAATCACTGGTATTTATTCAGTTTGCCATCTCCCAGATATTGATAGTAGGCACGCTGGTAGTAGCCAGCCAGATGGATTACCTCAAAAACCAGGACCTGGGATTTAATAAAGCAGCCGTTGTTTCATTTCCGGTGCCAGACAGTGCCAGGCAGGAAGTGATCCGGCAACAGTTGTTGCAGGATCCCGGTGTGCAGGCATTCAGTTTTTCGTCTTCCCCACCAGTGTATAGTTTTTCATTTACTGATTTTAGGTCGCCGGAAAACGGGATGACACAAGGGGATGTCACGGAGGTGAAATACATTGATGAGCAGTATACGGATATGTTTGGGTTGAAGATGCTGGCAGGGGAAAAGATCACCAGGCAGCATACAGGCGATACCATCCGTAATGCGGTGATCAATGAAGCGATGATGCACAAACTGAATATTTTTGACCCTTCAGTAGCGGTGGGCAAACACGTGCTGCTGATTAACGACCGGTATAACATCATTGGCGTGGTACAGGATTTTCAGAGTGAGTCCAGGCATAAAAAGATCAGACCCTGTATATTAATTTACCGGCCAGGTGCATTTTTTATGGCGAGTGTACGGGTAGATATGAGCAATATGCATGCTACCATGGATCGTATTGGTAAAACGTGGTCCGGTTTATTTCCGGAGGAGCTGTTTGCGTATGAATTTATGGACGATCGTATTGCAGCGATGTATAAACAGGATGCGAAAACCTATACCGCATTTAAATTGTTTTCTTCCCTGGCTATTCTGATAGGCTGCCTGGGATTGTATGGCCTGGTAGCTTTTGCCGCTGTACAGCGTACCAAGGAAGTAGGCATCCGTAAAGTATTGGGGGCGTCTGTACTGGATATTGTAGTATTGTTTTCTAAAGAATTTATCCTGCTTATTATTGTTGCTTTTTGTATAGCCGCACCGGTAGCATATTATGTTATGCAGCACTGGTTGGGCAACTTTGCCTACCAGGTACATTTAGGCGGAGGGATTTTCCTGGTGGCCATTGCAGCTTCTTTCGTCATTGC